From Mycobacterium cookii:
CGCGCGGCGTGCGTCGGACCTTCCTCGGCGATCCGGTGCTGACGGATCTGATCCTTATTCGAGGCGCACTCAGCCCGATGGCGCGACGGCTCGGCGAACAGGAAACGCAGAAAGCGATTGCCAGCATGGTCCGCGCTGGTCTCGACGAGCAGACGGCTCTTGACTTGTACTCGGCAGTATCGGAACTCGTCCGGGGGTCAGTTCTTCTCGCCAGGTTGACGCAGAAGCACAGCGGAGCACAGCGGACGGAACATGGCAACGAGAGCGAATTCACCAGCGCCCCGGAACCGCTGGACGATCGAGCGTTCGAACTCCTTTTGACGTCCTTGCTCGCCCGGCGTCGCGCTTAGACTCGGCTATTCCCTGACCACCTCGCCAGGTTCCTTGTCGGGCCGCAGCCCACGCCAGCTGGGCTGACGCAGCCGACCATCCGACGTCCATTCGCTGTAGCGGACCTCGCCGACCAGTGTCGGCTGCACGAATGTCACACCTTTCGCGTCCTGGGTGGAAAGCCTTGCATCGAAGGGAGATTCGTTGGTGTGCAGCGGCTTCAGTGTCTTCTTCAAATTCGCCAGGTCGCGCTCGGTGAACCCGGTACCGACCCGCCCGACGAAGCGCAGCCCGTCGGCGCCGGGAATGCCCATCAACAGTGAGCCGATCCCGCTGCTGCGCCCGCCCGCACCGGCGCGCCAGCCGCCGATGACGACCTCCTGGGTGTTCCAGTATTTGTCCTTGATCCACGACGCCGAGCGACGGCCCGGCTGATAGGTCGAGTCCCGCTTCTTGGCGATCACGCCCTCCCACTGGTGTTTTCGCGAGTACTCCAGCGCTTGCGCTCCGTCACCGGACAGCAAGTCCGGGACGATGAGGCCCTTCGCGCCCGTGGCCAGCGTCTCCAACAGTTGCCGGCGGTCGCGATAACGGGCCCGCAACAGCGACCGACCGTCCAGATAGAGCAGGTCGAACGCCCAGAACTCGATCCGGGTGGCCCGTGCCCGGTTCTGCATCTCCGAGAAGCTCGGCACACCGGACGCGTCGAGGGCGACGACCTCGCCGTCCAGCACGGCGTGGTGTTCGGTGAGATCGTCGGCCACGGAACGTAGTTGGGGGAACTCCTTGGTGATGTCACGTCCACTGCGTGATCGCAGCCGAATTTCGCCGTGGTCGGCGTCGACCAGCAGCCGGTAGCCGTCCCACTTGGCTTCGAATGCCCATTGCGACGCGGTGAGTTTCGCAACCGAGCCGTGGGTGGTCAGCATCGGGGCCAACTCGTCGAACTCGAAGACGTGCTGGTCTTTCATCCGATGGGCCAACCACTGGTCGCCGTTGGTCTGAATCAGCGCGTAGCGACCCCGTATTCGCCGGCCGTGCAGCGTGACGATGACTTCGCCCTTTTCGCCTGAGTCGCGAAACTTCTCGGTGTCATAGGTGCCGGAATCCCAGATCACCACCTTGCCTCCGCCGTACTCCCCTTTCGGGATCGTGCC
This genomic window contains:
- a CDS encoding ATP-dependent DNA ligase — translated: MARVKLTNADKVLYPATGTTKSDIFDYYTGIAEFMVPHIAGRAATRKRWPNGVNQSSFFEKQLAASAPDWLPRASVVHKSGTTTYPIIDSADGLAWIAQQAALEVHVPQWRFVAEWTRKGEEIKPGPATRLVFDLDPGEGVTMAQLAKVARAVRDLIADIGLTTFPLTSGSKGMHLYCPLDKPVSSRGAVVLAKRVAQQLETTMPKLVTATMTKSLRAGKVFVDWSQNSGSKTTVAPYSLRGREHPTVAAPRSWEELDDTKLRQLRYDEVLKRVQRDGDLLAPLDADVRIPDRLTKYRSMRDASKTPEPVPSTKPAAGQGNSFVIQEHHARRLHYDFRLERDGVLVSWAIPKNLPETTAVNHLAVHTEDHPLEYGNFEGTIPKGEYGGGKVVIWDSGTYDTEKFRDSGEKGEVIVTLHGRRIRGRYALIQTNGDQWLAHRMKDQHVFEFDELAPMLTTHGSVAKLTASQWAFEAKWDGYRLLVDADHGEIRLRSRSGRDITKEFPQLRSVADDLTEHHAVLDGEVVALDASGVPSFSEMQNRARATRIEFWAFDLLYLDGRSLLRARYRDRRQLLETLATGAKGLIVPDLLSGDGAQALEYSRKHQWEGVIAKKRDSTYQPGRRSASWIKDKYWNTQEVVIGGWRAGAGGRSSGIGSLLMGIPGADGLRFVGRVGTGFTERDLANLKKTLKPLHTNESPFDARLSTQDAKGVTFVQPTLVGEVRYSEWTSDGRLRQPSWRGLRPDKEPGEVVRE
- a CDS encoding TetR/AcrR family transcriptional regulator, with protein sequence MNVARRVGVSVQASKPRRQSVRRARGSLTEDAIVEAAFAIAADSSIEEVSIPLVAKSLDVGVTSIYWHVRNKSELLDVMTDRALRRSGLPAYVESDDWRESLMAHARGVRRTFLGDPVLTDLILIRGALSPMARRLGEQETQKAIASMVRAGLDEQTALDLYSAVSELVRGSVLLARLTQKHSGAQRTEHGNESEFTSAPEPLDDRAFELLLTSLLARRRA